Genomic DNA from Clostridium sp. BJN0013:
CGGCAGTAGCTAAATTTTTATTATGCTTTTTAACTTCATGTCTCAGAGCTAATCTTCTTGTTTCATCCCTTTGTTTATCTGTAATTTCTTGTTTTCTAGTTTGTATTGCAAAATAAGTTTGACCTAATGCAACTGATTTTTTGCTAGGATCAGAATTTTGTACTATTAAATAACAGGCATAGCGAGTTAAACAATAATCCTCTACCTTTCTCTTTGAATTGCTCCCGATTGCTACCATTTTGTGTACTTGCGCAAAATGGTCTGATTCGTTCTCATGGCTATTTTCACAAGATTTAATAGCTTTCTTTATGACTGGTAAAAAATTTCTATAGCTTTGATACTCAAGTTCAACCATCAGTTCTCTGGCATACCAATATTCAGTGCCTTTTTTACTGATTTTTTTAATTTTTTCAAAAGGAGATTCAAAATTATTATTTTCTAAATCACTCATAAGACCATTCCCTTCTATAATTTAGTATAATCTGGGTTTAGTGGATTTATACTAAATTTAGTCTTTATTTAATCAATATATCTATTTAATACTTCAATCAATCTATCTGAATATGAGTATAAATCATCTAAAGAATTTAATTCGTATTTTGTATGAGTTTTATCTTCATTAGGTAATGTCAGTATTTTTTTTACGTTAAGAGATAACCTGCAGATCCACTTTCTTGTATTACCATCAAATAAGACTCCAAAATATGATTCAGTATCTTTATATGTAATATGTGATAAATCGATAGTATTTCTAAGAATTGATTTTATTATTGCGTATGCTTCAAGTTCTTCAACTGTAGTCAGAATTTCGTGTTTATCTTCAACAATATCATCTGTAACAGCAATTTCTTCTTTTGATGTATTATTAACTTCTGAATCTGTTCCTTTTAATGTTTCTCTGAATTTATTGCTCATGGTTTCATTTATAAATTGATTAAGCGATTTTTTAACTATTGGAATAAATTTTTCTATGATGGAGGAAGTTCTTCTGCCTTCGTAAATTTCACCTAATATATAATTAGCAAAATCTTCAGATGGTTTTTCCATTTGTTTTTTAAAAAAATCTTTTATAAGACTTGTATATTTTAATTCTGATGCTGAGTTAACAATTGCATCCACATCCAACTCATCTTTTGAAAAGCCTTCTAAGTATTTAATAGAACTATCTTTTAAATCAAATAAATCAATTTCAAAAAACGGTTTCTCATCCATTTTATTTGGTTCATCTAAATCAGTGAAAAATCTATATTTTATTCCATTTGTCAATACTCCAAATTTTGCTGATGATGTAGTGTAATATCTAAAAAGTTGTGATCCATGTTTATCGAGGTTATCATTGCATTCTTTTGCTTCTATAAGAATTGTAGGGGTACCATTTATAAGAATAGCATAATCAACCTTTTCGCCTTTTTTTACTCCATAATCAGCATCAAATTCAGGACAAAATTCAAGTGGGTTAAATACATCATACCCTAACATTTGGAAAAATGGTAATATTAATGATTGTTTAGTTGCCTCCTCTGTTTTTATTTGATTTACCAGCGTTTCGGCTCTATCTGATAGCGCTTGTATTTTTTCTTTGATTTCCATTTAACCTCATCCTTTCTCATATGTTACACATAATTACAAAATTTTCTCAAAAGTGTAAAAATAAAAACTCAAAATTATAAAATTGAGTAAGTCACTTAATGCTATATAATTTATTAGCTACATTATCGGCAGAAAGCTCCATATATGTACACTGCATGTCCAATCCTATTATGTATCCTATGTTAGGTATATCTTCAGTGATATGTTTTATTTCATGTAAAAAGACATGACATTGAGTTTCATAATTTATATTGCCGTTTAGTATGAGATGATAATTTTGCCGCCTGCTTAAGTAAACAAAACCTAATATGCTTGCCGGAATATTAAAGGCTATAGTGGTCTTTATATTAAATGCATTCATCACCTCATAGAAAGGAATATCTTTATTTAAAAGTGATCTTAACAAGGGCTTATCCAATATGTCCATAATATCATCCCCCAAACATTACACAATTTAGTCTCCAAAATTTTTATTGGATAAATCTTTTATAAAATCGTAAGCTTTTTCACCTTTAGTTGACGTTTTAGAAATATTTTTAATGGCTCTGTCATGCAGAGTGTAGTTCCTTTCTATTGTTTCATTTACTTCTGCAAATTTACGATCCATTTGCTCGGATAAATTTTTTTGCCACTCAACCAATAACTGTATATCTCCACCACGTTTTTCAAGCATTACAGAATTCTTTTTAACTCCTACCTCTACAGAGCTTAATCTACCTTCAACGGAATCCATTCTACTTTCAACTGAGCCTAATCTACTTTCAACAGAATCTATCTTTTCATTTACACCTTTAAATCCATTTTGCATTTCAGCATACATTTTAGTCATTAGATCAAATACCTTATCTTCTTCCATCTTAATTCCCCCTCTCAATATATTTTATATGTATGGATATATATTTATCCATCATTTCTGTCTTCCTCATCTTCGATTGCTTTTATAATCCGAATAATTTTTTTAATATCATTAGGAGACATATCTCTAGTTTGCTTAAATAGTAATTTTAAATCTTCTCTATCTTTTAGTGAATCCCAAAACTGCGCTAATTCCGGATCATCATTTATGGATTCAGCTATTTTATCGGCGGAGTCGGTTGTATTCTTAATATTAGTATTTCCTAGAAGATAATCTATTGAAACATCAAAAATAGATGATAACAATTTTAATGTTTCAGTATCTGGTTCCCGGCTACCATTTTCATATTTGCTTATGGTTTGCTGAGTTACTCCAAGTTTTTCAGCCAATTCAGATTGGCTCATATCATGTTTTTTTCTTAATAGTGATAAGCGCTTCATTTTTGCACCTCCTATCAATTTATATACTACTACTATATGGCGTAAAAATAAATATACAAAAAGGCGTAATTTTATATTGACATACACCTAAAAGGCGTATATAATAAAATTAATGAAACACCAAAAAGGCGTACAAACGAAGGGAGGCTTGCTTATATGAAAAGGCAAAATTTAATAGATGCACGAGGGAATAAAAGTCAATTAAATGTTTCAAAAATATTAGGTATTTCACAAAAATATTTAAGTAAAATAGAATTGGGTCAGAGAACACCAAGCGCACCACTTTTAGCAAAAATTTCATATTATTATCAACAACCGTTAGAAGCGTTGTTCCCAGATATTTTTTTAAATAAAAATACGCCAAAACGTCGTATAAATAATCAAAAACAGATCATTTAATGCCATAATCTAATTCTACCAGTAAAA
This window encodes:
- a CDS encoding type I restriction endonuclease yields the protein MEIKEKIQALSDRAETLVNQIKTEEATKQSLILPFFQMLGYDVFNPLEFCPEFDADYGVKKGEKVDYAILINGTPTILIEAKECNDNLDKHGSQLFRYYTTSSAKFGVLTNGIKYRFFTDLDEPNKMDEKPFFEIDLFDLKDSSIKYLEGFSKDELDVDAIVNSASELKYTSLIKDFFKKQMEKPSEDFANYILGEIYEGRRTSSIIEKFIPIVKKSLNQFINETMSNKFRETLKGTDSEVNNTSKEEIAVTDDIVEDKHEILTTVEELEAYAIIKSILRNTIDLSHITYKDTESYFGVLFDGNTRKWICRLSLNVKKILTLPNEDKTHTKYELNSLDDLYSYSDRLIEVLNRYID
- the dinD gene encoding DNA damage-inducible protein D codes for the protein MSDLENNNFESPFEKIKKISKKGTEYWYARELMVELEYQSYRNFLPVIKKAIKSCENSHENESDHFAQVHKMVAIGSNSKRKVEDYCLTRYACYLIVQNSDPSKKSVALGQTYFAIQTRKQEITDKQRDETRRLALRHEVKKHNKNLATAANNAGVKTKIEYAIFQNHGYKGLYNEMDCKEIKNYKKLKKSEQLLDHMGSTELAANLFRATQAEEKLKRENIINKNDANKAHYHVGKKVRQTIEDLGGTMPEDLPVEEDIRKLERKYKDISSIKENDEQNKFPEK
- a CDS encoding helix-turn-helix transcriptional regulator, producing MKRQNLIDARGNKSQLNVSKILGISQKYLSKIELGQRTPSAPLLAKISYYYQQPLEALFPDIFLNKNTPKRRINNQKQII
- a CDS encoding helix-turn-helix domain-containing protein; this encodes MKRLSLLRKKHDMSQSELAEKLGVTQQTISKYENGSREPDTETLKLLSSIFDVSIDYLLGNTNIKNTTDSADKIAESINDDPELAQFWDSLKDREDLKLLFKQTRDMSPNDIKKIIRIIKAIEDEEDRNDG